TCCACAGCTGGCCATCGTGACCTGTCTGGCAATGCTTCAACTCTACCCTCATAAGCAGCCCTAAACCTTGCAACTGAATAATACTCATGCACATAATCCCCAATGTTGACACCTCTGTTGGACAATATCCAAGCCAAGGCATGTCTGCAGGGTTTGCCTGTTATTTGCCACTCTCTGCATGAACATTTTTGGTTTTTAAGATCTACAGAATGCCTTCTAGTGTTGTTCCACCTATCAATTAGTGTCACCTCTGCAATGTCATCATCACTCCTCACAATCTTGACAACCTACAAGTTCTTGCTTATTGTGTTCAGTTCCTTAAGGACATTGGGCAATATTCCATCTTCCATTTGTCTTCCAATTTGTTTTCTAAGATACCTCCTCCATGAACAATTCTCTCAAACCATCTACCAACTCATGCAACAGCAGGCCTTTCAAATGCCTTATCTGTGCATTGAAACTCTCAGAAACATTGTTTGTTAAGTAATCACATTTGCTAGCTTCTGAGAATCCACTTCTGTACCAAATCCTATTATGGTCTCTCTCAAGGTATTCTATAGCATCTGGAGCAACatcatttattttcttcatGTGCCACTTGAACATGTACTCAATGTAGCTTCTTGCAGCTAGATACAAGTGCTCAGTGAATACATCACCTTGCTAATGCTTCATGAAGTTGCCATAGAGATGCCGCATGCACTCTCTGTACTCAGCTGTTGGAAACACATCACCTACTGTTGTTTCAAGGCCTTTACAAGCATCTGTCCATATGACAAGGCCTTCTGGTGTCCCAACAGCCCTCTGTAACTGAAGCATGAACCAAGTCCAGTTCTCCTCTGTTTTTGAATCAAATACAGCATATGCTAAGTGATACAACCAGTTGTGCCCATCCACAGCAGTTGCAGAAGCCAACTGACCAGTGTATTTACCATTCAACTTGGTGGCATCAACTCCTATATAAGGTCTACAACCAGCTAAGAACCCATCTACACACAGCTTCAATGCTACAAAAATCCTCTTGAAGCGCATCTTCTTATTCTTCCTTTCCAAATCAATTTCAATAATACTACCAGGTGAACTTAATTCCATATGTGCTTTCCAATTGAACAACAATTGGAAACTCTCCTCATATTTACCATGAACTTGCTCTAGTGCAAGTTTCAGACCTGACCATGCCTTTGATTACTTCAGCTTGATGCCATAGTCCTGCTCAACCTTTTCTTTTGCATCCTTTGCACCCTTGCTAGGGTTATGCTTGACCCACTCAGACAGCCTGTCTGCAACCCAGCCCTGAGTAGCCATTTTACTCTCCCTAAGCTTTGTAGTTGGACAGTTGTGCTCAGTAGGTAGGACCTTAATCTGCATTAAGTATTAAATAAGAAATAATGTAATCAGAACAACAAACATGCAATTATGGAAGCCTAACCAACAGAATCATATAAAGACAAACAAAAACTGAAACATTTACCTCAACTGTCTTCTTATCCCACACAATAGAAGCATGTATACGCCATGGGCATCCCTGATGAGCACACTTGGCAATGAATCTGGTAGGATATGTCTTTAGGTCTCTGAACTCAAAACCCCTTCTAACAGCAAAATGTCTAATTGCTTTTCTGAAGGTCACAATATTAGGGAACAAGGCACCCTTCACAATATTTGGATGTTCAGGATCATGAATCACATTGAACTCTTGTGGATCTGCATCATTGACCTCTGCCTCAAGAGGCAC
The Panicum virgatum strain AP13 chromosome 6N, P.virgatum_v5, whole genome shotgun sequence genome window above contains:
- the LOC120678000 gene encoding uncharacterized protein LOC120678000; the protein is MKKINDVAPDAIEYLERDHNRIWYRSGFSEASKCDYLTNNVSESFNAQIRHLKGLLLHELVDGLRELFMEEVVKIVRSDDDIAEVTLIDRWNNTRRHSVDLKNQKCSCREWQITGKPCRHALAWILSNRGVNIGDYVHEYYSVARFRAAYEGRVEALPDRSRWPAVDLGFKVYPPLLGRSAGRPRKVRIRGCLEKNATKKKVKCSRCKEFGRFAKTCQMPVVGEDGESATPKRKMPATDDIAGPSQNKKKTPKKKKSPKRKKTPKKKKTPAKKQAEAAPAPRVVRSLKAWLNT